The nucleotide sequence CAGCATGTCGAAGAAGAACGGAGACTCTGTGGCTTCCTCTTCCCTGAGAACTATATCGATCACCACCACTTTGCCTCCTCGTTCCCTGCAAGGAATTGCCTCCTTGCACCGCTTCAATATCTTTATGGATTCTTCATCGTTCCAGGCGTGTAGAATCCACTGTTATGAAGCAGGGAAGTCGTGGTTGATATGATGTCTTTTTCCTGTTCTGGAAATTGATTTGTTACCTTGAGAATGAGAAGGTCGGCGGATGGAATGAGCTCGAACATGTCTCCGCCGACGAAATCCAGGTTCGTTGGCGTCTGGGCGTCCACGGCGACCGAGGCCACGACGTGGGGTAAGTCCAGGACGGTGCACTTCACGTGGGGGAAGGCCTCGGCCACGATGGCCGCCAAGGCGCCCGTGCATCCGCCGACGTCGACCATGGACCTGGCGCCGTCGAACACGTCGGCGTGGTGCTTGACCAGAAGCTCGCCCACCGTGCGAGAGTCGCTCGCCATGGCCGCGTTGAACTCGGCGGCGAATTCCCGTCGCTCGCGGACGGCCTCGAAGAAGCGCTTCCCGTGGTCGGCGGCGAACGGCGTGGGGGGACTCCCGTCGGCGTCGTCGCGGAACCAGCGGCCAAGCGAGTGCCACGAGTCGATCAGGAGGGGGTGGAGCATCCCCTGCACGAACGGTGACACGGTGGCGGAATTCGAGCTCACGAGCAGCGCCGACAGGCGCGTGAGGGAGTAGGTCTCGTCACCGCCGTCGCTAAGGCGCCGCTTGGAGAAGCAGCCGGTTTGGACGAGGGTGCGCATGAGGCGTCGGAGAGGGGGGAGCTTGGACGGAGGGACGGAGAGGGCGACGGCGAGGGCGGGAAGAGTGATGGCGCCGCCGTGAGAGTGGATGGCGTCGGGGATGCGGAGGTCGACGGCGCACTTGAGGGACATGGAGGTGATGTAGCTGAAGGTGTGGTGCCAGACGTCGCCCAGGGCCGCCAGCTCCTCCTCCATCGCCGTATTGCCTTTGGCTTGCTGCAGCTTGCGACTGCGTTTCGTACAGGCCTCAATCTATCACACGGTCTCACAAGTCAACTGTTCATAAACCTTACACTTCCCATTCAGCCTTATCCTTTTGTCATTTAATTTCCTTGTTAGTTCCTCACCTGCAATGAAATCCAGAAAAATGAATAATTGGATGTCCataaaattgagataaatattttctttatgtGTTTGTCAGTTGATCCCATCCGAAAGTTGAGTCGGATGAAGACGGACCTTGTACTACAgaaagttgacggagagtcgttgaaGTGATGGATGAATCGGGTGTCCCTTGGAAAGGTTCCCACGGGTGGTTGACGGAGAGGGGTGATCAGGACGATGGCGCTGtcgctctgcacacactcagacgagtccaccGGTCGTTAGAGACaaaaaaccagggaaaaagtccccggatcagaccctccgacgctcaagtcaggtactttttccccagaaatcgcagtaaaaaggacgaaaagtaaaggatTAGTGAAacatgacgagtgagcgtacctgcataagggacaatgcatccctttttatactgcaacgaagATTCctgggtctgacgggtgtcagggaatgtcggctgtcaggctttgtctgacgGTGGTTGACACGTGGCTCTTCCTAATAGGCTGGCGACAAAACCGAAGGTGTATTGAGCCCCGACTgttggcatattccctgacaccttgATGATTCCctctgacaagcggttacgattcctAAGCTGATTTGTCCTGTAGCGTCTGACCGATCCGAGATCTGGACTCACCCTGCTTTTATATACTGTTGCCCTCGACTTGTATGCCCCGATCTGTGTTAAGCTCGTGCCCATATCTGCCTTTGTCATCTGCTATCTCCGATCTGCACTCCGGGTCTGTATCCAGACCGGTGACCCTTGGCTTGGGTGTCCCGACTTGTACTCTAGGTCTGGCTCCTGACCCGCATCTGTATGCTATTATCCAAgacatgtacgtcccgacctgcacgttgggttTGGTTCCTGACCCACATCTGTCTGTGTTATCCACGGCATGTACGTCctgacctgcacgttgggtctgatTCCTGACCCGCATCTGTatgctgttatccaaggcatgtacgtcccgacctgcacgctgggtctggttCCTGACCCgcatctgtctgctgttatccaaggcatgtacgtcccgacttgCACGCTGGGTCTGGTTCCTGACCCGCatttgtctactgttatccaaggcatgtacatcccgacctgcacgctgggtctggttCCTGACCCGCAtatgtctgctgttatccaaagcgtgtacgtcccgacctgcacgctaggtctgtaACCAGACCACTACTCCTTGGCTtgaatgtcccgacctgcacgctgggtctattTCAGGCTTATTTGTTCGTAGTCCCTGTCCTTAGCTATACTGGGCTCGTGGGCCCAGTTCTTAACCGCCGGTCCGGCTTATAATTCCCTCCTTCGACTACCTCGTCAGTTGCGACTTTGACTCtgaccacggaggcttgacttctgactttcTTGACCTCCACGTTAGATTGACTGTTGACTgtccacggaggcttgacttctgaccttccggACCTCCACGTCAGCTCGATTGTTGACctgccacggaggcttgacttctgaccttcctacGGCTTTGACTCGTAACCACATCATCCTATCGACCCCACAAAACAAGCACTGTATCATCAGTATTTCAAAGATTAGTAATCGTCcataatttatctcctccgtgttgattcTGAGACGAGTTGACGGAAATGCTAGGAGCGAACGTATTCACTTTTTGTCACAAGAAAAATGAATAATTAGACTGGTGTTTAAtgttttaaatatcaatttgatatttTAAACACCGTGAGTATGAAACTAACTCATTGTGCTAAATCCACTCCAACACATTGGTACACAAGAATAGATAGCACGGATGGCAAAAGCATAATTGGCAACAGCTCACTAAATCTTCAGAAATCTGTTGGATAGTTATTCAGCTGCATTTACACTCAACAGAACCAATCGTCGGCGCTCCAGGTCTACATTTGCTAGTATATGCACTTCCGCTGTCCGCACCGATCGCATCTGAACTAATCGGTCATAGCCTTCAGAGGCATTCAAATAAGGCCTTCTCCTTAATCTCTTCATTTGCAAGTTTCCGCTTGTCACTGGCCATCGCTTCAGGAGTCATAACCACAAGTTTCTCAGGCTTCACCTCTCCAAGGAGAACTTTCCGCAAAGATAGATGTTGTTTCCATCCTTCAAGTAGAACATTATGGACCTATATTTAAGCTTTGGAGAACCAGTGGAACGGCCGAGTTACGTTTTTCAAACATCAGAGAGTCCACTGTGACAGCAAGTCGGATGGGATCCAGGATGTTTCTTATTTCATCCCTTTCGTATTGACTGGTTTCTTGAGGAACTTTAGAGAAAGCTTCAGCTAGAAGTTCCCAGATTTTGTCACGCGTGCGATCGGTACATTTAACCATGGTCGTCAGTGTTGGAGGATGAGCTGATCCAGTAGGTGGCGGCTTCTTGGTCatagaagtttgattttctcCCTTGGAGATTCTTTCAAAATTGTTAGTGCTAGCTAGCATGAGGCCCAGAGTCACTGCTTCTATTTTTCTCAATCATGTTTCTTCTGAATCAAAATCTCAGCTTTGAAACCATGGTCtatatctttcttatatagtCTGGAACTTTGTGAAGTTCAATTTGCATCACTACTAGAAAATTAGGCTTTTGAGACACaacaaaatatgtcttaaattataaatttagtgtCTCAAAATGTTTTTGAGACGACGATAAGACAGTAATGTAGTTGTCCCTAATACAAGcgtcttaaaaaaatattgagacagtTGTACTGTCTCAAATGCTATTTAAGACGATGATGAGATAGTTATTCAATTGTCTCAAAAGTATTTAAGACAATTATTATTTTGTCTCAAATGTTATGTCTTATCCTGTGAAAAAACTAAAGACACTAAATCGAGATGGTAATGTGCTGTCTCAAATAGAAGTGAAGATAGTAAATTATTGTCCCTAATATTTTAACTTGTTAGATGCAACAATTATgacaaaaattaataatctttaaagaacatttattatacaaattaatctagattaaatttattaaattgtgattacaaaataaaaggaaaaactctctttttataaattaaaaatgatatccacaatataaaattctataatcATTAATTGAAGTGCATTCAACATTCATCTAATAATAGAAATATCTACATATCTATCATTAATTTGATAACAAAAAAAACAACTATTCCCATGAAAGTTACACAAAAGAAAGTCTAAATAACAACTCCTCGTGATCTagagataacttctataatccCTCTTCATCAGAATCctgaatataaaaaaaaactcatattagaggtaaagatgatttataatatatactgttcaaaaaaatcaataaatagaacATTTCAATAAGAAATCTCATCATCTAACACAAAATCCTCTTTCctacaactatatatatatacaacataaACAACCCAAGTTAAACAAACCTCTTCATCTCGTAATAAGAAATGATGGTTTATGTGTTTGTCAATATCTTTGTATCTTTCAAGTTGTTGCAGctgtaaaataaatttatctacagcttaaaaatatgtacactactacatcaccaaaattgttaataaaactaaaaaaaaattcttatgaaAACAACTACTAATGTACTTGTTGGTTATCCACTCCCAATTTGCATGATATTATCACAGTAGATACATTTAATCTTTAAGGAGTTATGTCATATACACAAGGTTCTGTAGAGGAAATTAAATAGTATCACATGCCGCGTAGAAATGAATTAATGTATGGCTTAACCCTCTGTGTTATAGTTTATATTTGATCACCTTCTAATTCATTTTGAGTGTACAGCAAGACTCTGTTTTCTCTTACTGTTTTTGGAAAAATATCCCCTTGTGATGATTGAATTAGCTTTACATCGCTACCATCATCTACAAACCAATTGCATGTCTTGGCCAAGGATTGAGATTCTGATGACCCAGCCACCGTATTTAGTTCTTCAACCTTATATGACTTACATGGAGGCTGAGATTTTATAGATTCTTGGTAACTTTTGAAATCAACTTCTATCACATTGTTCTGAGAGAGTTTGGGAGTAGCACATATTTCTGCTTTGCAAATTTCAAGTTTTGAGTACCTCCCACTAGCTTCATTTCCCACAACCAAAGAACCGCTCACATTGTTTGGACCTGTGTTTCCATAAACATAAGTCGATGGACAGGAAAAGAACAATTTCATGGCATCTTGTCTCCAAGTTTTCCATTCAAGACCTAACTCAGGCTGCATTGGTGCATTCCACAGCTCATTAATTTTCACCCAGAATATTGAATCCATCAACTCCTCTATGAGTGTTTCAATAGAGCCAGCACTTTGTGCATTCTGACATTTATCTTTCCAGGTAGACAAATTATTCAGAAGCCAAGTATTATCTATATAACAAGGGAGAATCATAGTTTGAAGCATCAAAAGCATTCTTCCAAAATCAGGATAATCTCTACACTGAGAAACTTCTCTGGCAAATTCTTTCCAGAAGGCAGCTTTCCGGACATTCTCAATCACAACCTCTATATGCAGATGATCAATAATATTTAGCATTGTTACAGCAAGCTTTTGCATGACATGTCGACGCGGAATAGTCAAATCCTTCACCAGCTTTCTCCATTTCCGATGGGTACCACGAACAAGTGATTCTGGTAATTCATTGATGGAACAAACAAGTAGCATATCTGTCCAAGAATATGTCTTGCTACGAGGAAAAAAGATTGGAATGTATCTCTTTCGCTCATGTGTAGGCTTTGGTCTTATGGCTGAAAGTGGACAATCAGCCTATGGACACTGAATTCCTGTGCACAGCAGGAGTCTCCCATGGCCATGTGCACAGCAGGAGCCGTGGCCAAAGCATCGTGCGGCATAGCAGTAGGGCAAGAGCAGGGGGTGCGAGTTGGTCGTGCGAGCGGCAGCAATCACGCGATGCCGGCGGATGCGGTAAGAGAGGCAATCTCAATAGGTTGgacggagagaagagaagaactaaagaagTACCTGAGATTTGCCGTGGAGATCGCCGTTGCCTCCGTCGCCGTCTTCGCTATCACCGTGATCTCTTTTGTCGcacgaaagaaacaaaagaaacctAACCCCTTTAAAGATAATAACAAatgtaaatttaatattaaaataaaaaacttaaaacctTTAATTATATTAACGTagatatataataaatttattatttatttcagtATATATCCTAGGCCTATCAAAAAtagtatattattaaatatttaatatactttttttataatttttaaattatcaataatttaaacacaaattataaattaaaaaaatttattaagttaaatttgtagatgtatttttctatgttattattatatatatattcgaTTCGTGTCGTGACCGTTCCGTGAAAAGATATTGGAACTGGAATGGTAGTGTCTGTAACGATTATCGTGACCGTTCCGATGAAccatattcaagataatttgagacAAATACTTTTTTACCGTCTTATTTGAAtgtcttatataattatatttttaatcatCTTTATTAGGTGTCTTATTTTGTTGAATTTGAGATAAAATCTTAAATACTGTCTTAAATTTAATGACTCCATGTAAAATTTTGAGACATCTATTATTATTGTCTTAATTATTTAGTATTTGAGATGAATTTTGTCACTGTCTTAAAATCTttgtctcaaaagcctagttttctagtagtgcATGATCCTTTTCAACCTTGATAGTCTCTCTTTATTATCAGGTTTGGAATTTTTCGTCGAGCTTTTATTCTCCAAACTACAATTTTTCTTAGAATTGGATGTCTCTTGAATAATTATATCCTTCCAATATTCCAAGAGGGCAGAAGCTTCAACTTGTATCTTTGAATGGTATGTTTAGTTAGATAGCGGTGTTTGCCTACCTGAAAAAAGGGAAGGATGCATAAGTTTCTACATCCTACGGAAAAGAACTGAATAAATCTGATGATGATGCATATAACAATTAACTCATCTGAGTTTTGTTCAGAAGTTTCTGTTATAAAACATCTACACCAACTttcttatttaaaatatataatttaggataaataattattttattaaatttgaatattCATTTTTTACTACATCATATGAGTCTCcctattttttctttctcttctataatatttaggaaatgaatttcatttttaaaatttttaaaaatacggTTCATAAATGTAAAATTCATGAAATGGATAGGATAGCtaatacaaaattttttttacctaCCTTATCTAAAATTTAGGTAAAATCCTTGAATAAGATAACGGATGTGGGTACTTTAGCATCCCTAAAAAACTAGCAGATGTTATGAttttagataacattttttggaCTCCCACAACTGATGGATAATTAGTTATCAACATTACTTTCAATAGGAAACCAGCTATTCTTTTGATCTTCATAAGAGAAAATTTCAACTAATAACCTAAAATCTAAATGTTTTAATTTAGCAGTAAGCAGAAAATAATGATTCTATTTTCAGTGGAAATTATAAAGAAAGCATGAGCGAGAAAAGGAACAGCTATTTTAAGCTTGGTAGAAAAAGCTGAATATAtggatttgtagttggtgatgtTGTGTGACAATACAAAGTCTATTAATTTTACGAAATGCTGAAAGATTGGTAAAATAGTAGAATTCTGTAAGGAAAAAAAACTGTCTTTAATTTGCAATCTAAATACAACTTCAACAAGATCACTTTATCTTTGAGGTTTGGCACTTCCAATAAAAATTGGGTGAGGTTGGCAAATGTCAAAAATTTATTAGACGATTGTAATAGTTTGGTATGACAAACAAGAGTTTAAAAAATCAAGTAGGTTCAAGTAGGTTCGACTTTATAACCTTATTAAAGGAAATTACGAGGAGAAGCATATTTAAGAAAGCTGAGACTATCATTGATGGAAGATTCAAGAAATTATGTCCTTAAGGTATATAAAACATAGGTTAGCTTGTCCGACTTGGGCCAATTGGTATCCTATTTCAATACCatttagcaacaataaaatgcGTCTTTGAGATGGGACCTAAACTAGTATCAAAATAGAGATTGCAACCTTATTTTATTTGATGTAATTAGAAGTGTTTCAGGAATTTAATGTTGTAATGGTTAGGTCCCCCAACAAATAACCAAACCAAGGGATTTAAGGTTTGAATTTCAGTTGCAACACACTGTAAGGGATTTTTCCTCCTGTGAGAAGCGGGCTTAAGAATGTTGACTGTATGGATGAGCCTCCATAAGCACTTCTTGATTTATCCTGATAaccggtggaaaacttccgtcGACCGAGTTGGTCACCTCAGGATTAGTCGATTCGAAGAGCTTATCTGgtgtcaactaaaaaaaatatcaaggTAAATCTTTCCCCTGGGGCAGTGGTTCAATGGTTAGACCCTCCAACGAATAACCAAGGGAACTAAGGTTTGAGTTTCAGCTGCGACGCACTACAAGTGATTTTTCCTATAGTGAGAAGTGAGCCTAAGAATGTTGGCCGTTTAAATGGACCTCTAAGAACGTTTCGTGATTTACCCCGGTGGCCGGTAAAAAACTTCCGTGAGACCGAACCAGTTACccagaattaattaatttaaaaagctGGATACCTGGTaccaactaataaaaaaaaatcttcatgTAGTCCACCAAAAGCAGTTAGGATTGGTAGGTACATTGGTTCGAATATTTAGTCTTGATTCTACTAAGCACATGTCAAAGCTTCATAGAATTATGTTGATCCTGCCCGAAAGTGGTGAAAGTGGTTGGCTGAGAACATGCTTTGCTGTTGACCAAAGGGAGACTCTAAGCTGTCTTGTTTAACACAGAGAGCGTTACTGCTGGGCCAGAGAAGGggtcccggcgttggccctccgatgcttaaATCAGTGTGTCGAAAAATG is from Zingiber officinale cultivar Zhangliang chromosome 7B, Zo_v1.1, whole genome shotgun sequence and encodes:
- the LOC122003828 gene encoding trans-resveratrol di-O-methyltransferase-like — translated: MEEELAALGDVWHHTFSYITSMSLKCAVDLRIPDAIHSHGGAITLPALAVALSVPPSKLPPLRRLMRTLVQTGCFSKRRLSDGGDETYSLTRLSALLVSSNSATVSPFVQGMLHPLLIDSWHSLGRWFRDDADGSPPTPFAADHGKRFFEAVRERREFAAEFNAAMASDSRTVGELLVKHHADVFDGARSMVDVGGCTGALAAIVAEAFPHVKCTVLDLPHVVASVAVDAQTPTNLDFVGGDMFELIPSADLLILKWILHAWNDEESIKILKRCKEAIPCRERGGKVVVIDIVLREEEATESPFFFDMLMMTVSGGIEREEREWKKIFAGAGFSEYKLRDLGVRSLIELYP
- the LOC122003829 gene encoding histone-lysine N-methyltransferase SUVR5-like isoform X1, coding for MLLVCSINELPESLVRGTHRKWRKLVKDLTIPRRHVMQKLAVTMLNIIDHLHIEVVIENVRKAAFWKEFAREVSQCRDYPDFGRMLLMLQTMILPCYIDNTWLLNNLSTWKDKCQNAQSAGSIETLIEELMDSIFWVKINELWNAPMQPELGLEWKTWRQDAMKLFFSCPSTYVYGNTGPNNVSGSLVVGNEASGRYSKLEICKAEICATPKLSQNNVIEVDFKSYQESIKSQPPCKSYKVEELNTVAGSSESQSLAKTCNWFVDDGSDVKLIQSSQGDIFPKTVRENRVLLYTQNELEGF
- the LOC122003829 gene encoding histone-lysine N-methyltransferase SUVR5-like isoform X2, with protein sequence MQKLAVTMLNIIDHLHIEVVIENVRKAAFWKEFAREVSQCRDYPDFGRMLLMLQTMILPCYIDNTWLLNNLSTWKDKCQNAQSAGSIETLIEELMDSIFWVKINELWNAPMQPELGLEWKTWRQDAMKLFFSCPSTYVYGNTGPNNVSGSLVVGNEASGRYSKLEICKAEICATPKLSQNNVIEVDFKSYQESIKSQPPCKSYKVEELNTVAGSSESQSLAKTCNWFVDDGSDVKLIQSSQGDIFPKTVRENRVLLYTQNELEGDQI